In one window of Juglans regia cultivar Chandler chromosome 3, Walnut 2.0, whole genome shotgun sequence DNA:
- the LOC108988613 gene encoding mitochondrial substrate carrier family protein B-like translates to MNMEARVGVVVEGGQRALSSAHGSGVDRKFLQQQQQQQHSREKNSPNHQSQIGTVQQLLAGGIAGAFGKSCTAPLARLTILFQVQGMCSDVAALSKASIWHEASRIINEEGFRAFWKGNLVTIAHRLPYSSVNFYAYDRYKNLMHSIIGENRRGTTSANLCVHFVSGGLAGITAASSTYPLDLVRTRLAVQTNATYYRGIWHAFHTICRDEGFMGLYKGLGATLLGVGPSIAISFSVYETLRSFWQSQRPNDSTVMVSLACGSLSGIASSTATFPLDLVRRRMQLEGAGGRARVYNTGLFGTFGHIIRNEGLRGLYRGIMPEYYKVVPGVGIVFMTYETLKTLLSQAPGSF, encoded by the exons ATGAATATGGAAGCACGAGTGGGTGTGGTTGTCGAAGGAGGGCAGAGGGCTCTTAGCTCTGCTCACGGGAGCGGCGTCGACAGGAAATTtctgcagcagcagcagcagcaacagcacAGTCGCGAAAAAAATTCACCAAATCATCAATCGCAGATTGGCACGGTGCAACAGCTTCTAGCTGGTGGTATTGCGGGTGCTTTCGGTAAATCCTGCACGGCCCCTCTGGCTCGCCTCACCATCCTCTTTCAG GTGCAAGGTATGTGCTCTGATGTTGCAGCACTGAGTAAGGCTAGCATATGGCATGAGGCTTCTCGAATTATCAATGAAGAAGGGTTCCGAGCCTTTTGGAAAGGCAATCTGGTTACGATTGCTCATCGTCTTCCTTATTCTTCAGTCAATTTCTATGCTTATGACCGCTATAAGAAT TTGATGCATTCAATTATTGGGGAAAATCGTAGAGGTACTACAAGTGCGAACCTTTGTGTGCACTTTGTAAGCGGTGGATTGGCGGGGATAACAGCTGCCTCTTCTACATATCCCCTTGATCTTGTGAGGACACGACTTGCAGTACAG ACAAATGCAACTTACTACAGAGGTATCTGGCATGCATTTCATACCATTTGCAGAGATGAAGGTTTTATGGGCTTGTATAAAGGACTAGGAGCAACACTTTTG GGTGTTGGACCAAGTATAGCCATAAGCTTTTCTGTTTATGAGACCTTGAGATCTTTTTGGCAGTCTCAAAG GCCCAATGATTCCACTGTCATGGTCAGTCTTGCTTGTGGCAGTCTTTCAGGCATTGCTTCATCAACTG CAACATTCCCTTTGGATCTTGTGAGGCGAAGGATGCAGTTGGAAGGGGCAGGTGGACGAGCCCGTGTCTATAATACTGGCTTGTTTGGGACATTTGGGCACATAATCCGGAATGAAGGCCTCCGAGGCTTGTATAGAGGGATTATGCCCGAATACTACAAGGTTGTTCCTGGGGTAGGCATTGTCTTTATGACCTATGAGACTTTAAAGACGCTTCTATCACAAGCCCCAGGAAGCTTTTAA